One Heptranchias perlo isolate sHepPer1 chromosome 39, sHepPer1.hap1, whole genome shotgun sequence DNA segment encodes these proteins:
- the LOC137305021 gene encoding cephalotocin receptor 2-like, giving the protein MAAMALADLMVCMFNVILQNIFRYHILNSWLSYTYVCRFTAFIQVFSSQLSVWFTVSFTFDRFISICCQKLKLKYCTERTASVVLTIVCLLSFLMNIPVYFRYEPYSIIDDIPWGCRTVSGHFYSPAWVAYKWINTLSSPILPFPLLLLLNSLTARHILVASRSRRALKSRNNGENSSDPEMKNRRTSIILLFAISGSFFVLWTPITVINICVGVTETPTFKGSNSLYLAIRIALLLMYLSSCTNTCIYALTQRRFREEMKNMVKYPVTVITKLFK; this is encoded by the coding sequence ATGGCGGCCATGGCATTGGCAGATCTAATGGTTTGCATGTTTAATGTAATTTTGCAAAACATCTTTCGGTATCATATTCTAAATTCATGGTTGAGCTACACTTACGTGTGCCGTTTTACTGCTTTTATACAAGTATTTAGTAGCCAactctctgtctggttcacagtatcATTCACCTTTGACCGCTTCATATCGATTTGTTGTCAGaaactaaaattaaaatattgcaccgaAAGAACTGCCTCTGTAGTTTTAACGATCGTGTGTTTGCTCAGCTTTTTGATGAATATTCCTGTTTATTTCCGTTACGAGCCCTACTCTATTATTGACGATATACCGTGGGGCTGCCGTACAGTATCAGGACATTTTTATTCACCGGCATGGGTAGCTTACAAATGGATCAACACTCTCTcatccccaattctcccattcccTTTGTTATTGCTGTTAAATTCTCTCACTGCCAGGCACATCTTAGTGGCCAGTAGATCTCGCAGAGCCCTGAAGAGCCGAAACAATGGGGAGAACAGCAGTGATCCCGAGATGAAGAACCGAAGAACATCCATCATTCTGCTCTTCGCTATCTCGGGGAGTTTTTTTGTGTTGTGGACGCCGATTACTGTAATAAACATCTGTGTCGGTGTGACGGAGACACCTACTTTCAAAGGTTCAAACTCACTTTATTTGGCAATTAGAATCGCACTTCTGCTGATGTATTTGAGCTCCTGCACGAACACGTGCATTTATGCATTGACACAGAGGAGATTCCGAGAGGAGATGAAGAATATGGTGAAATATCCGGTTACTGTCATTactaaattatttaaataa